DNA sequence from the Rhizobium lusitanum genome:
GACACGGGAGAAGATCGGATTGCTGATGGGCGGTCAGCATGAATCCAAGACCCATTCGGAGCCAGCGCATGCGCATTGAACTCGAAAAGCGCCCGCAGGCATCGAAGCTTTACGGGTTCGTATCGCCGCTGCTCGCGCTGGTTTTGATGCTGATTGCCGGCGGCATCATGTTCTGGATGCTTGGCAAGGATCCGCTGGATTCGCTCGAGGCCCTGCTCATCGAGCCGCTGTTCGATCCCTGGTCGCTGAACGAGCTGGCCAAGAAAGCGGGGCCGCTGATCCTCATCGCTGTCGGCCTGTCGGTCTGCTATCGCTCCAACAACTGGAATATCGGTGCGGAAGGCCAATATAGCGTCGGCGCCATATTCGGCTCCATCATCCCCGTCTATTTCTACGATTGGCATTCGCCGCTGCTGCTGCCGCTGATCATGATCTGCGGCGCTATCGGCGGTGCGCTCTATGCCGCCATTCCGGCGCTTCTGAAGACACATTTCAACACCAACGAAATCCTGACCAGCCTGATGCTGACCTACGTCGCCCAGCTTTTTCTCGACTGGCTGACGCGCGGCCCCTGGCGCAACCCGGATGGTCACGGTTTCTACGGAACGCGTGATTTCGTTCCGGAAGGTGTGCTGCCGCCGATCTGGGACGACACCATCACCGCGCATTGGGGTTTCGTTTTTGCGATTGTCGCGGCGATCCTTCTCTGGTTCATGATGCGCTACACGCTGAAGGGCTTCGAGGTGGTCGTGCTCGGGCAGTCGGAGCGTGCCGGTCGCTTCGCGGGGTTCTCACCGAAGAAGATGGTCTGGTTCGCGTTTCTGCTGTCCGGCGCGCTAGCCGGCCTCGCCGGCATTTCCGAGGTTTCCGGCACCATAGGTCACCTGCAGCCGTCGATTTCACCGGGTTACGGCTTTACCGCCATCATCGTCGCCTATCTCGGCCGCCTCAATCCGCTCGGTCTTATCGCATCCGGCCTGGTGCTGGCGCTGACCTATATCGGTGGCGAAGGCGCGCAGTTGACCATCGGTGTTTCCGACAAGGTGACCAGCGTCTTCCAGGGATTCCTGCTGTTCTTCGTCCTGTCCTGCGACGCGCTGATCTACTACAAGATCCGCTTCGTCCGGTCGCGGTCGCACGTCAAGGCCGGAGGTACGGCATGACTTTCTTCGAAGCCGTCCTCCTGACAATCATTACCGCGGCAACGCCGTTGGTTATCGCCGCTATCGGCGAGTTGGTGACGGAGCGCGCAGGCGTGCTCAATCTCGGCGTCGAAGGCATGATGATCATGGGCTCGGTCGGCGCTTTCGCCGCCGCCCAGATCACCGGAAATCCCTATCTCGGCCTTGTTGCCGGTGTGGCCTCAGGCGCGTTGTTTTCGCTGCTTTTTGCCTTTCTGACCCTCACGCTGGTGAGCAATCAGGTGGCGACTGGCCTGGCGCTGACCATCCTTGGGCTCGGCGTCTCCGGCATGATCGGCGAAGGCTTTGTCGGCGTGCCGGGCATCCGTCTGCTGCCGATCGAAATCCCGGTCCTGTCGCAGATACCCTATATCGGCACCGTGCTGTTCAAGCAGGATATCGTCTTCTATCTGTCGATCATCCTGGTGATCGCGGTCAATTGGTTCCTGTTCCGCAGCCGCGCCGGCCTCAAGCTTCGCTCCATCGGCGACAATCATGGCTCGGCACATGCGCTGGGCATCAATGTCATCCGCACGCGCTATCTCGCCGTCATGTTCGGCGGCGCCTGCGCGGGTCTCGCAGGCGCGCAGCTGTCGCTGATCTACACGCCGCAATGGACTGAAAGCATGTCCGGCGGCCGAGGCTGGATCGCGCTTGCCTTGGTCGTCTTCGCGTCCTGGCGCCCGTGGCGCATCCTCGTCGGCGGCTATCTCTTCGGCGCGGTTACCATCCTGCAATTGCACGCGCAGGCGTTCGGCATCGGCGTGCCGTCACAATTTCTCTCGATGCTGCCGTATCTTTCCACGGTTGTCGTCCTGGTCATTATCTCTCAAAATCGGCGTGCGACGTTGATCAACACACCAGCATCACTCGGCAAGTCTTTCGTGCCTGATCGATGAACAATCAAAAGACGGACTATCGGAAACCTTCCAACCAACAGGGGCTACTATGAAGAAACTAGCACTCTCACTCGCCGCCACCGCGGCCCTGATCGTCGGCATCGGCGCCGCCACCTCGGCGGAAGCCGCCGCCAAAACGAAGATCTGCTTCATCTATGTCGGCTCAAAGACCGATGGCGGCTGGACGCAGGCACATGACAAGGGTCGCCAGGAACTGCAAAAGGCATTCGGCGACAAGATCGAAACGCCGTTCCTCGAAAACGTTCCGGAAGGCCCGGATGCCGAACGCGCCATCGAGCGCTTGGCCCGCTCCGGCTGCGCCATGGTCTTCACCACGTCCTTCGGCTTCATGGATCCGACGATCGCCGTCGCGAAGAAATATCCGAAGGTGAAGTTCGAGCATGCCACCGGCTTCAAGACGGCCGACAATGTCGCGACCTACAATTCGCGTTTCTATGAAGGCCGCTACATCAGCGGTGTCATCGCCGCCAAACTGTCTAAGACCGGCACGGCCGGCTACATCGCCACCTTCCCGATCCCGGAAGTGGTGATGGGCATCAACGGCTTTGAAGCAGGCGCCAAGTCGGTCAACCCGAACTTCAAGATGAAGGTCATCTGGGTCAATACCTGGTTCGACCCGGGCAAGGAAGCCGATGCCGCCAAGGCATTGATCGACCAGGGCGTTGATATCCTGACACAGCACACCGATACGACCGCACCGATGCAGGTTGCAGAACAGCGTGGCATCAAGGCTTTCGGTCAGGCTTCCGACATGATCGCTGCCGGCCCGCACACGCAGCTGACCGCGATTGAGGACACCTGGGGCGCCTACTACATCAAGCGCGTCCACGCCTTCTTCGACGGCACCTGGAAGTCCGAGCAGAGCTTTGACGGCCTGAAGGACGGCATCCTGACGATGGCGCCCTATACCAACATGCCTGATGACGTGAAGAAGCTGGCCGAAGAGACCGAAGCCAAGATCAAGTCCGGCGAACTCGCGCCCTTTACCGGCCCGATCAACAAGCAGGACGGTACGGCTTGGCTGAAGGCAGGTGAGCGCGCCGATGATGGCACGTTGCTTGGCATGAACTTCTACATCGAAGGTATCGACGACAAGCTGCCGGCTTCGAAGTAAAAAACGGGCCAGAATCTCTAAAGTTGAAAAAGGGCGCCGTTGGGCGCCCTTTTTTGTTGCACTGCATCATCGAATGTCGATTTACAAAAGTATTACTATATGATTTTTTCTCCATGGCCTCAGGAGATGGCCCATTG
Encoded proteins:
- a CDS encoding ABC transporter permease, with amino-acid sequence MTFFEAVLLTIITAATPLVIAAIGELVTERAGVLNLGVEGMMIMGSVGAFAAAQITGNPYLGLVAGVASGALFSLLFAFLTLTLVSNQVATGLALTILGLGVSGMIGEGFVGVPGIRLLPIEIPVLSQIPYIGTVLFKQDIVFYLSIILVIAVNWFLFRSRAGLKLRSIGDNHGSAHALGINVIRTRYLAVMFGGACAGLAGAQLSLIYTPQWTESMSGGRGWIALALVVFASWRPWRILVGGYLFGAVTILQLHAQAFGIGVPSQFLSMLPYLSTVVVLVIISQNRRATLINTPASLGKSFVPDR
- a CDS encoding BMP family ABC transporter substrate-binding protein, with product MKKLALSLAATAALIVGIGAATSAEAAAKTKICFIYVGSKTDGGWTQAHDKGRQELQKAFGDKIETPFLENVPEGPDAERAIERLARSGCAMVFTTSFGFMDPTIAVAKKYPKVKFEHATGFKTADNVATYNSRFYEGRYISGVIAAKLSKTGTAGYIATFPIPEVVMGINGFEAGAKSVNPNFKMKVIWVNTWFDPGKEADAAKALIDQGVDILTQHTDTTAPMQVAEQRGIKAFGQASDMIAAGPHTQLTAIEDTWGAYYIKRVHAFFDGTWKSEQSFDGLKDGILTMAPYTNMPDDVKKLAEETEAKIKSGELAPFTGPINKQDGTAWLKAGERADDGTLLGMNFYIEGIDDKLPASK
- a CDS encoding ABC transporter permease, whose amino-acid sequence is MRIELEKRPQASKLYGFVSPLLALVLMLIAGGIMFWMLGKDPLDSLEALLIEPLFDPWSLNELAKKAGPLILIAVGLSVCYRSNNWNIGAEGQYSVGAIFGSIIPVYFYDWHSPLLLPLIMICGAIGGALYAAIPALLKTHFNTNEILTSLMLTYVAQLFLDWLTRGPWRNPDGHGFYGTRDFVPEGVLPPIWDDTITAHWGFVFAIVAAILLWFMMRYTLKGFEVVVLGQSERAGRFAGFSPKKMVWFAFLLSGALAGLAGISEVSGTIGHLQPSISPGYGFTAIIVAYLGRLNPLGLIASGLVLALTYIGGEGAQLTIGVSDKVTSVFQGFLLFFVLSCDALIYYKIRFVRSRSHVKAGGTA